Sequence from the Catenuloplanes indicus genome:
CGGGCGCGCCATCGGCGCCCACGGTCCCGGCGGCCTCACCCTGGCGCACGTCGGCGCCGAGGCCGGTGTCTCCCCGGCCACGCTGTCCCAGCGATTCGGTTCCAAGCGCGGCCTGCTGCTGGCGTTCGCTGCGCACGAGGCCGCCCACGCCGCCGCGCCCTACCGCCGGGCTCTGGCCGCGCATGCTTCACCGCTGGCCGCGTTGCGCGCCGTCGCCGAGGAGTACGCCGCCGCCATGTCCACCCCCGAGGAGATGGCCAACCACCTCGGCATGCTCCAGCTCGACCTGTCCGACCCGGAGTTCCGTGCCCACGCGGCCGCACACGCGCACGCGGTGGACGCCGCGCTGCGCGACCTGCTCGCCGCCGCCGTCACCGCCGCCGAGCTGCCGCCCCGCACCGACGTGGCCCGCCTGTCCCGCGCCATCAAGATCACCATCGACGGCTCGCTGCTGCGGTGGGCCCTCACCGGCGACGGCGATCCCGCCGCCCAGCTCCACGACGACCTCGACCACCTGCTCCGGAGAACCGCATGACCTTCACCGCCACCGTCTTCATCGGCACCAGCCTCGACGGCTACATCGCCCGTCCCGACGGCGACATCACCTGGCTCACCTCCCGCGGCGAGCGCGCCGGCGATCTGGGTTTCACCGCGTTCCTCGACTCGGTCGACGCCGTCGTGCTGGGCCGCAACACGTACCGGACGGCGGTCTCCTTCGGCCCGGAGAACTGGCCCTACGGCAACCGTCACGTCGGTGTCCTCAGCACCACCCTGGCCGCCGACGCCGACCCGCGCGTCACGGTCTACCGC
This genomic interval carries:
- a CDS encoding TetR/AcrR family transcriptional regulator, producing the protein MARPRTTSDTDILAATGRAIGAHGPGGLTLAHVGAEAGVSPATLSQRFGSKRGLLLAFAAHEAAHAAAPYRRALAAHASPLAALRAVAEEYAAAMSTPEEMANHLGMLQLDLSDPEFRAHAAAHAHAVDAALRDLLAAAVTAAELPPRTDVARLSRAIKITIDGSLLRWALTGDGDPAAQLHDDLDHLLRRTA
- a CDS encoding dihydrofolate reductase family protein, with protein sequence MTFTATVFIGTSLDGYIARPDGDITWLTSRGERAGDLGFTAFLDSVDAVVLGRNTYRTAVSFGPENWPYGNRHVGVLSTTLAADADPRVTVYRTLPDLIADLDSRGVRHVYPDGGRLIQSLLRAGRIDAFILSIAPVLIGAGHPLFGHLPQDVPLHLTSATDAGGGFAQLHYTVQR